The Pantoea eucalypti sequence CACCCCTTAGATAGCTTTCCGCCATTTCATATGCCGAGTCTGTTCCTGGTATGCTTCCATCCAGAGCCTTATCGTAGGCCCAGTTCAGAGCCTGCATGATTTTACCTTCGTTTAACGCTTCAGCCATTCTAAGTCCCTATTGAAATTTTATGAAAACATAGAACTTATCGGAATGGTTAAGTTTATCTTTACAGTTGAGAAATAAAAAAAAACCAATCAACCGATTGGTTTGTTTAAGTTACTGATAAATAATATATTAAAGTTTATCTATTAATTGTGTTGTCAAAAATATGCATCCAGCGCTTAAGTTGTAGTTCCGTATCCCGGATGCCTTCTTGTGAGTTGAAGTCACCTTTTTGAGGAAAGAACATTACTCTCCATTCTGGATACTGAACATCGTCCACTGCGATGTAAAAGCCCGATTCTCTGAAATCATGAGTGCGGTCGAGTTCTTTGTTGATACCAGCCCGTTCTCTCGTAGTAGACAAATTGTATCGCCACTCTTTGATTGCTGAGAACGGATAGGTCTTTTGTTTGTTCTCTTCCTTGAGATGGATAAGTCCTCTTTGCTGGTCGAGCTTCATAAAAGTGGAACCAAACTCATGACTCCACATACCGTCTTGCTCGCCAAAATGGTCTCTGGTGCTGGCATTCCACTTTTTGATACGGAATTTTTTATAAGCAAACATCAAGAGCATGATGCTCGCGAAAACCCATACGATTGCAAGCTGGACCAACCCCTGAATTCCAGAGAAATAGAAAATGACAATCGGCAGTGCAATAGCAATCCACACCCGTTTCATCATAAGGAAGTTGGGTTGTTTTACTTCAGTTGTTGCTGTCATAGATTCTTCCAAGGTTAGTTTCACAGAATCGAAGGCGCACGTATGCATCAGCTTATTCTGCTGATAAATCAGTGTGCTATGTGGTTTCGTTTGAAGTTACATTACGGCTTGGAAATGGGGTCTAGCAAATCATTTGTACCGATCGATCGGTTTCATTTGATAGTTTATACCTATCACGAATATTTTATTGATCAGTAATAACGATCGATCGATTTTGCCTATCGATTTGAAAAAGAATGAAAATAGTTATAGGGTTTGACTTAGTGAGTGGTTTTAACTCACTGAAAACTAGCTCTTTAAGGTCGTTTGAAAACGTTTTTTAACGCTGAATTTTCAAAATTTACCTCAAAAATCTCTGGTGCCTCAGAGTTGCCGGTTCTTATTGCTGTATAGATGACATTTCTTTTTAGGGGATTGATAATCGTTGAGCCAACAGCTTTTAAACTGGCAACAAGCTCCTCAAGATAAGGTATCCACTGCAACCAGCGAGACCGGATATGTTCTCTGGAATTTGCCGTAAGGGGTGTAGCAGTGGGATGAACTTCAATGGGATTCAAAAAGTTTTCTTTGTCGGCAATCGATACAGTAGCAACAGCCTCTGTAGGATCAGTCACGGTGATTCGCTTACTCATGTTTGACCAACTGTATGCCTTACCGAGCTGTGATGCCTTAAAAGCGACTCCCTGATGCTCAAATGAAAAACCGTTCATCTTGCCAGTAGATGCGATGTTTGCTTTCGCTGATATGTTCTGCTTTTGTAATTCATATATGAAGTCTTCGATAGTGATGGTATCGAAGAAGGTGAGGATCGCATCTACAGCTTCCTGTATCACTTTTTTAGAAGGTTTCTCTCCGGTCCTATCCTGCATCATCTTTTCATTACGAGTGAGCTTCCTTTGCTTCTTGGGCGGTTTAGTAGGAGAAGGACCTTTCGTTCTGGTGAGCTGATGATCTTCTTCAAGCTCCTGAATGACACGAGTGCTCTTAAGGTTCTCGTTCCTGCCCAGGTAAAGCTGGCCATCTGCTATAACGTTTATGCGAGAAGCAATAATATGTATGTGTTGTCCAGCTTCATCGTCATGGAGGACATAACAACGAAGGTGAGTGTCACAGAAGCCCATTCGCCTCATGTAGTCGTCAGCAATGTTCCTCCATTGTTGATTTGTGAGTGATTCACCGACAGGGAGACGAAGGGAGTTATGCCAAACTGGTTTCGTAACATCCTCTCTTAGCTTCTGAGTCTTTAAGAACTCGGCGGTCAGTTCGTCTACAGTAATTCCGACAAGATTGCCACCAATCACCATTGGTGTAGTCATATGATGAGGAGCAGGGGAAAGAGCATACGAGACGACTCCTCGGAATTTTTTACCCCTTTTTATTTTATTCATACCCTTCATCTTGGATGATCACTTTTCAAGTGTCAGCAGAGCATCTCTTACATGCGACAGTTTCAATTTTAAAGCGCTTACTTCCTGCGATAGTGGCTGAGCATCTTCGCCTCTGCGAAGCAGGAATGAAGTAAGATCATTCAGTTTCTGTAGGGAACCAGTAAGCTGCTGCCAGGCTTCTTTGTTAATTTCGGGAACAGAAGGGGGAAGTTGCTTGAGAGCTGAAGATCTCAGCCAACAGCTTTTGCTAAGCTGGCCTCTGGACTGGTTTACTTTGCTCAGCTCGACTTCGTTTAATCTGACAGTTACTGAGTGTTTGCGAAGACGATTAGGGGGTAATTTTTTAACGGCAGGCTCATTGGTAAATGTAGAAGGAAACGCATCGTCGAACATAATATTGTTTTTTTTCATATCA is a genomic window containing:
- a CDS encoding relaxase/mobilization nuclease domain-containing protein, with the protein product MKGMNKIKRGKKFRGVVSYALSPAPHHMTTPMVIGGNLVGITVDELTAEFLKTQKLREDVTKPVWHNSLRLPVGESLTNQQWRNIADDYMRRMGFCDTHLRCYVLHDDEAGQHIHIIASRINVIADGQLYLGRNENLKSTRVIQELEEDHQLTRTKGPSPTKPPKKQRKLTRNEKMMQDRTGEKPSKKVIQEAVDAILTFFDTITIEDFIYELQKQNISAKANIASTGKMNGFSFEHQGVAFKASQLGKAYSWSNMSKRITVTDPTEAVATVSIADKENFLNPIEVHPTATPLTANSREHIRSRWLQWIPYLEELVASLKAVGSTIINPLKRNVIYTAIRTGNSEAPEIFEVNFENSALKNVFKRP
- a CDS encoding DUF4755 domain-containing protein, with amino-acid sequence MTATTEVKQPNFLMMKRVWIAIALPIVIFYFSGIQGLVQLAIVWVFASIMLLMFAYKKFRIKKWNASTRDHFGEQDGMWSHEFGSTFMKLDQQRGLIHLKEENKQKTYPFSAIKEWRYNLSTTRERAGINKELDRTHDFRESGFYIAVDDVQYPEWRVMFFPQKGDFNSQEGIRDTELQLKRWMHIFDNTINR